The nucleotide window caaTTGTCAATTTGCTAGGCCAATTGCACAGAGGTGATTTACTATCCATGTTCGACTTCAATTTTATAATGCATCATTGAAACTATTCTAATGTCAATTATTATTCATGtctattgtttttttatttttttattcttaatTCCCATCCTCTTCTGAAATATTCCTTTCAAACCCCATCTCATCCCATTCATTAAACCTACTAGGATCACCATCCACATTCTGATCAGACTCAACATCAACATCTTCATCATTCAAATCATAGTCGGAATCCACAATGCCatcaaaattagggttttctgatATATTGAGCTATCAGAAGACACTTCTCATTCATCTGCTTGTCTTGAACTCTCTTATCTACACCTGGTTGAGTATCTCTTCTTCACAAGTTTCTTtggtcttcctttttttttttgtggtgctGGAATATCTTATTCTCTTTTTTCCCCTTTGATCTTCAGCTTATGCACCAACATTATCACCAGCTGGCTCATTAACGTCATCCTCAGGCCCATCCTCATTCTCTCCGACATCGATCAAGCTCATCCTCATTAATTGTTCCCTCAAGCCTATCTCGATCAGCTACAACTTCAGGCATAAACTCATAATCCAAATGGGTCTTGCACCTCCTTAAACTCAACATGATCCCCATCAAGCCCATCTTCCCCTCTTCAAAATCATCAATCCACCAACCCAAAAAGCTAGTATGATGTAGGTCTTCTTCATAACTCCCTAGCTCATCTTCTGGAAACACCCTCATTTCTGCTCCACAAACTATGTACATCTCCAGCATCTTGGTCCTTGGAGATACAAACCTACACATATCCAATAACTCTGTATCATTCGTTACAGGCAGATAGTCACTCCCTGCTTCACTACCAGAAATCCTAAATCAGAATTGGATTAGAGGTTGTTGATATCCAATGTCATAGGCCTAGTAAACTAAACCTGTCATAGAGACCTTGTTTGGGTTTACACCATTAACAAACAAGATAGCCCCCCTTCTACACTTCCTATTTAAGCCCTTTTCACTATTAAACCTACCTCCATGATAGATCTTCATAGTGAACAAAGTTGGATCCGCAATAAGAAAATCATCAACCAATCAACATCATCGATTTTAAACCCTAATTTTGCAGAGCCATTACAATACATTATACGCTAAATTGTCAAAGTCCATGTACCATAGAGAGAAGAACAAAAACATTGTACCACATTTATGACTGTCACCAACCCAGCAACAAAACCTTAAATTCGAACCCCATTCATTTAAGTCGAAAAACCCTGGATTTTAAATTCCTCATCAACCCAACCCCAATACATAAACCTAATTCATTTATTCATCATCAACCACTTCAATCCTCACATCAAACcaacaaagaaacagaaaattgCAGATGAagacaagcaaaaaaaaaaaaaacataaaacccAAACTCTAGATAAAACCCTTGAAGCCATAAATAAGTGATACTTTCTTGACCAAATATCAATCTATTCTATTCCAAACTAGTAAAGTGGAAAGAAAACCTTTTAGAAAGGGGGACCATTTCACCTGAATAAACTGGTCGCTCCCATTCCAGACGAAAATATCTCCACATTTGGGCTATAGTTTGGAATCTTATGGAGAATCAAATCACATTTCTCTGATGTATCAGTAATCAGAGAATCTCTGAGTCAAGATTGAAATccgattagagagagagagagagacgtagTTTTTTTCAAGTCGTATTCATAAGATGACGTTTGCAAGTGCTACTTTCTAGTGGTTGTGATCCTGATTTGATAGGAATGTGGCCGACCTGGCGGTTCGGCTATGGTTGCTGGGCGTGTTTCGACAGTCGCATGCTTCGATAGGCATGGTTCGATGTCTATGCATTACGACTGTGGGGAGAGGGGGTTTCATCAGTGGCGTGTGCCGGCCACAGATGTCAGTTGTGGTTTGGCGGCAGCGTAGTTCGTTGATGGCGGTGGTATGTTTTCAACAACATGGGGTGCGGGTTTATGTAACACCACGAAAaattgttattaatttcttggaatttcctaaaattaataaagtgttcgtttgtacAATTTCTCGAGTTATTGGTGAAGTGGAAGAGTTTCGGATGAATAATTACTCAAAACGTTTTATTTTCAGAGAGTCAaggggttgactttttattcgttgactttctccgaaaactttcttcactAAAGTCATAGAGCGCGTCGCAAGTGTAAATCAGAATTCGTATGACAAAGTTTTGGTCAACGAAAAAATCTACTATTTTCTGAAACTTGCTATAAATAGAggatttccggaaaaggaaatcacttttccttttcttctgtttccagaaaatttcaaaaaaatccATTCTCTCTCAAACTTTCGGCCGACTCGACCAGGTAGTCCGACCCAACCAGAATTCACTTTTCCAGCAATATCAGGCGGCAACACCGACACAGACATCTTCGCCTCCTCATTCTGGTGCTCCCTGCAGTGGTCTCTAGCATCGATTCACACCGAGAACGGATAATCGAAGAGGTGAAGCTAGACGGCGACGGACCCGGCGAGTTCTTCCGATTCTGGCTGCAGCTGGACGTGAAACATGTCTCGTTTTCCTCCTGGCAGCGTCCTCTTTCAATCCTTGATAGTGGGGTTGATCGATTCTCAGTGTGGAGCTGTAACTCACGATGAATGGTGAATTTCAACTTGTGGCGGCGATCGAGGCCGAATTGGCTCAAGTCCCAGTTATTAAAGTTGATCCTCATAGTGTAAACTCCATTTTGGATAGTTGGATCCTACTAGTTTTGAGTTTGATCTGGTGCCACGTGGAGCCCACGTGCAGCCGCCAGCAGCGACGCGCCTGGCCATGTCTTGGGCAGTTTCTTACTTCATTATCATCTACTTGTCGATAcaagcgttttgatatatgatATGTAACTTTTGGTGATCGTATGAGCATGCTAGGGTTTTTGGTGTTTTCGATTATTTCGGTTTTCGATCAGTAAGGATCCGGTTATTCGATCGACTTATAATTTTGTCATATTAATCTTAGAAGtattctggagactttgggtggtctcggacaAAGTTCCGTCTTGATTGGTGTTACTTtcgggttttagttcaaacggGGGCTCGAACTTTAATCGCTTTGTGTTTCGTTTACTGAGATGAGACCGTACTTTCCTTAGGTGCATGACTGAGAGGGTTCTGTACTTTATCTCGACTGtgagagaagacgcagctggatttagaggtgagtaaatctcacgaggttcatttatgaatgaAGTTATTTTATTATTCGAAATTGTTTGATAAATTGTGAAATCATTTtcagaaataaatatttgttttaaatcatatgaacttgatcgtctacggttcataggtaagtaaaatgagattttaattataaaaataatttttcccTGGTTTTGTAtttatgaactatagttggtattagtagcattcctgagcggatgactacgtgtgtgtgtgtgtgtgtgtgtatttacatggaatatatgtattggtgcagTTGTGTAGTGAGATAGAATTAGTATGTCTTGTGATATCGATCATGCTATTGCTGGAATTGATGTTCTAAAGAAATAAATGAGTTTTGGAAgttaatgattgttttattGACTTACTATATATGAGAGTTATATGTGTCAATTCGTGTTGGGTATTAAGGTGTGAAAACAAGAACAATTCTTGGATCCACCCCCGGGTGAACCTGCTTGTTCACCCCTCTCCCAACCTACCAATCAGAAATAGCCACATATATTTTGAGTAAAGAAATAAAACTCTAGCTTAActatttataaaagaaataataaaaaataaaaacagaattcCAACTCAATTAAGGAACGGACGTTAGCTAACGCCGTTCCCACATCCATATCGTGCTCTTGGCCAGGACGAAGAACAGAGGAAGTTTTGAAACCTAGCGACCAAAAGTCAATCCATACTGCCTGAAGCTGCAACTATGGATACCATCTCTGACAAGGATGAAGAACTGATTGTGCTTGGACATGAGGTAATATTTATATCAGCATATCTATGGTTTCGATCAAGTCATACGGTTCAAGGAATTCATGATTAAGCTTTCATATTTTGTTTATATCAGCACATGGTTTCGATTAAGtcatctccttcttctttttttgttttttgttttttttattagtcAATTGAATATGGTTATATTGATTATACATATACAACTATATGATTGAAACCATTGAGTACACAACGTAGTGGCAGAACAATGCTATAGCTTTAACTCTTTGGTTGTACTTGTATAGTAATTTATATCATTGATCAGTTATGATTCTTGTGTTTCTTttaaacaatattttgattttgatgttgtctAGAGTTGGAAGCTTGGAATTTAAATGCTCTCAGTAAAGTAAGAAAGAAGTGTGATCATGATTTCTGGAATCTCATTCCTATTGTGAAAATTTGGAACCACTTTTGCTTAGGTCTCTGTTACCTGATTTTtactaaatatatataattgggACTTAACCATgaatctctttctttcttctgtaAGATATTTTGAAGCAATTGATATAAGCAAACAAGATTGGTCTTGAATACATGACTACTCACCAATCTTAATACATATTAATTAGTCCAGAACACAATGTTTTCATTAATAGAAGAAATAAAAGACGTACACATTTTATATGGACCAATCAAATTAGCCCCAAATGAGTAGACAGCTGTGACCAGTAATCCAAATTAGTGAAAACAAATAGAACTACATGTTTTACTAGTCATGGGGTGATTCGAATCATTAAAGAATTAATCAATGTTCCACATCTCATCTACTGATTCTGAAGTATTTAAATCACTATTTGACCGGTTTTCTGCTCATGCTTGACCATCAAATGAACTTTATTTCTAGACCAATCAAACAAAACATACACTTCCTCAGGTTGTTGAAACTAGATCGTAGATTGTAGATGAAATAACAAACCTTATGCTAGGCTGGCTTCATGCTCTGCCTCTTATTTCTTAGATATAAATTCCACTTCTGGTAGTTGCTTGATTGTCACTGCAGCATTCAAGACCAATCTTGTTTGCACTATGGATACATGACTACTCACCAATCTTTCTTCTGTAAATATATACTTCACTTGTTTATTACTTGCCCGAACTGCTGCCTTcttctctttaaaaaaaaatttacttaatTCAAGTCTCTGTTGCAGTAACTTATTTTTCCTGGTCAATTGGAATATAGCTTgatcaatttttcttcttcgttAATAGTTGATATCGTGGTcaaaatttaagtgaaggcagcaGTTCAGTTTAATATGTAGGtaacaaataaaatttagtTCAGTTCGTTAATAGTTGTAGGtaagaaataaaaatttagaATTAATATGTATAATATGTATATTGCAGGTTACAAAGAATATAGTATATATAAATAATGAGCTGTTAAGTGGTAGTGAAGTTGCTTTTCCAGATGAGGATGAATTCGGTTTGCAAGGTTATGACGAGTTCAGTTTGCTgtgtgagaatggaattgatTTGCAAGGTGAGGAACAAGATGATTTAGTaagtgaggaagaagatgatttagTAAGTGAGGATGAAGTTGATGTGCAAACTGAGGAGACTTTTCAATGTAATGATTCTTCTTTAAGTTCAAATGAAgacaaagagaagaaagaagaactatATATCGGAATGGAGTTTAGTTCTGATGAGAGCGCGTATAAAGCTTATGCTAAATATGGAGGAAAATCTGGTTTCAATGTGAGAAAACAACGAAAGAAGAGAAACAACAAGGGTTTGGTTGTAAGGTTGCTTTATTGTTGCTCAAAAGAAGGTTACCGAAAGACCAGAACAAAGAGGGAAACATCTTATTCATTACCAGTTACAAGGGTCGGTTGTAAAGCCCATATGAGTTGCTATCGTCAAAGCAACGGAAAATTCAAGATTGTGTCGTTTGAGACAAATCACAATCATGAGTTGATTAAAACACCTATGAAGCATATGTTAAAGATTAATCGAAGTTTCTCTAAAGCTCAAAAAGAACATGCTGATGATGCTGAGATGTCAGGAATTTCAGCAAAAGCAACAGTTGAATTGATGAGTAGAGAAGTTGGGGGACGAGAGAATCTTGGTTTTATGGAAAAGGACTATCGGAATTACATACATCGAAAGCGAAGGGTGAAGATGGAAAAAGGAGATGCTGGAGCTATATTGCAATActtccaaaaaaagaaagaggataATTCATCTTCTTTTTATTCAATGCAACTTGATGAGGACAATATGATCACGAATATTTTTTGGGCAGATGAGCGTTCAGTAAGTGATTATGGTCTTTTTGGGGACGTCGTTTGTTTTGACACAACTTATCAGACTAATGAATATGGTAGACCATTTGCTCCATTTGTTGGGGTCAATCATCATAAGAAAACAGTGGTATTTGGTGCAGCTTTATTATATGATGAAACCATTGAGTCCTTTACGTGGCTTTTTGAGACTTTTCTTGGAGCGATGTCTGGAAAGCAACCAAAAACCATACTTACAGACCAATCTGCAGCAATGGCTAGTGCAATAGCAGAAGTATTTCCTGTAACTTATCATAGACTATGTGTTTGGCATATTTACCAAAATGCTGCAAAGAGGTTAAGTCGTGTGTTTCACGGATCAGAACAGTTTGCTCATGATTTTGGAAAGTGTGTATATGACtatgaggatgaagatgattggtTATTGGCATGGAGTAATATGCTCGAGAAACACAATTTGAAGGAGGATAAATGGTTAAAGAATTTGTTTGATTTGAGAAAAAAATGGGCATTGGTATATGGACGGCATACTTTTACTGCAGATATGATGAGTACACAACGTAGTGAAAGTATGaataatattttgaaaaaaTACTTGAAGCCTAGTTATGACCTGTTGTGCTTCTTTGAACACTATGAGAGAGTTTTGGCTGATCGACGATATGAAGAATTAATTGCTGACTTCAAGATGATGCAAACCTCTCCTGTGTTATCTGCTAACGTAGAGATGTTGCAACATGCAGAGGAGGTGTATACCCCAGAAGCTTTTAGACTCTTCCAGCAACAATACACAAGTATTGGTGATTATGTTGCTAATAAAGTTAGCAAGTCTGAGATGAAATATGAATACAAAGTATCTTATCGTGGTGTTGCTCGAGAGCATTTGGTAAAATTTGATGCTTCAGAGCAAACAATAACTTGTAGTTGCATGAAGTTTAATTTTGTTGGGATTTTATACCGTCATGCATTGAAAGTGTTGGATAGGAAGAACGTGAGAAGAATCCCTCCTACTTGCATATTAAATCTATGGAGTAAAGAAGCTAAGGCAAGAAGCATCACTTGTTATCATGGACCAAAGACTAATGAAAATCTCAAGCAGTCGATTGGAAAGCGGTACAGCCATTTGTGTCGTAATTATCGTGAGATTGCATCCTTTGCCGCAGAACATGAGGAATTAACAACGTATGCAGATGAATATGCCATCGAGTTGCTTaaaaatttggaagaaaagaagaagaaacttttGAAAGAAGATGCATGGGTGATTCAAACTTCAGATGTTGGAGCTTTGGAAGGTGAAGTATCAAATGCACGTGGAGTTAAAAGAAAAGCTACTGTTGGACGACCACGCGGTCATCATGGTAGATTTAAAGGTGTTCTTGAAGGGAAAAATTGTAAAGCCACATTTAAATCGTCAACATCTGTAGCAAGTAAAGCCGCAAAGAAACAACTATCCTTCCAGGTATTTATTTAACAATTTGACAAACAAACTAAGCAAATTTATCTATTAACTagatttgtttccttttcttttgtttttgttttgtttttttttttttttcagttttcagaTTCAATCAATTGTAACTCATTATTATTGGGATAATACAGGATTCTATTCCTATTAGTGACAATTGCGAGCAACAAGAAGTCAATGAATATGAAGTTCCAATGCTTGATTTTGCAACTCAAGTAAGAAATTATTTCTAATCACAACTAATATTGGCAGTTCGCTCTTtttggatttcatttttttttcccatcttGTTAAAGTGGGATATACTAATGGAATAATATTTTATGATATATTTTTTCATAGGAATCCAATCTTAGCACTGGTACCCAAGTATCAATTTATGGTACAAGTGTAACTTTGCAAGATGGCTTTTCTTTCACTCAAATGCTCCAGGTAAATTGCCTAATTTAGTTagtattaattatttttaatctATTTCAATCACTTAGATATTTTGAACTATATTTTGTAGGAAATTTCAATGAATCATGCTAATTCTTCACAAAGTAATGAAGAAGGCAAAAAGCAGCTGGGAAGTTGAAGATATGCAGAaaattactttttttatttgttgaattgtGTTAGTGCCATTTATATTGCATAGACACTGGGACAGTTTACAGTTTTGTAGTTTGATAAGAAGTTTCAGACCATGACACTCTTTCATTGGATATGAAATGATAATATTGATGGCTTATTTAAGCTTCAAAGAATTATCTTGGCCTAAATGTTCAGAAGCTTTTCCAGATATCCAGCTTTTCCATAATTTTCTTCCTTAAGGATATCGGTCATCATTGTTTACTACTGATTAGCTTGCAGATATACTCTTAGCTATGGTTGATTTCCTTACAATTTCATTTGATGATGCTAACCAGAAGATCAGTGCATCTGCAGAACAAACAATGGTGTATCCAAGCAGACATACTGAAATTTATTTCTAATGCTTCCAAAACCTTCCAGTGTGCTTATAAACTCAATCTTACTAAACCAGAACAAAATTTTAAAACTTAATAAATTGTAAGCTTCTTATTCGACAATTCGCACACATGTGCTTCTGCTAGTCTCATCACATCCATGGTTGCTAGCACGCCACTTTGGTACATCTCTTGGGCTCCTGCATAATAATACATTCACAAGAAAGTGATTCGAATTTGGTTCAAGTCTATGAAAACAAAAGGGTGTTGGTGAATAATGAAAAAATTGTAGTCTACTGTCATCCATCAGTGAAAAAATGGCCGGTATAAGGGCTCAGAATAATGATTACCTTTAAGATATGCTATTGTTGCTGTTGGGTTTCTAGAGCAAAATTCAGGGCCAGTAATGAGACCTGGGCAGATTCTAGTAAGCTTTAACCCAGTTTCTTTGGCTAATGTCCATGCAGCTTTCTCTGCTCTAAGCTTTCCCAAAGCATACAGCAGTTGCCATATTTCAAACCCGATTTAAAAGTACTGATAATATGCTAATGAACAAACAATTGTTGcttagtttttgggttttgtgtATGCAGAGCGACTCATTGCTCCAGCAGTCATGGTTAATAAAATCATGATCAAACTTCTTTCTTTACTGAGAGCATTTAAATTCCAAGTTTCCAACTCTAGAGAGCATCAAAATTAAAAGATCGTTtaaaagaaacacaaaaatcataactaatcaAGCTAATAGATAGTAATCTAAACATTGGAACATATGATCATACAAAcaactgaccaaaaaaaaaaaaagaagatgaaattgatCATACAAACAactgaccaaaaaaataaaaaagaagaagatgaaattgtCAGCTGTCGAAGCTAATAGGTTCTAGAGTAAACTATCATGTACTATATGTATAATAAACTGAGATGGAATTGTCGAACATTAGAACAAGAAGAGTCATAATTGATCAAGCTAATAGAATACGATATATGATAATCGACTGaccaacaaaaagaagaaggagatgatCGACCGAAcataagaacaagaaaaatcaaaactgattaaacatataaaacataaaccaaattcaaaggccaaagaaaagaaacagaaaccCCAAATAAAAATTACCTCAGTCCAATTAGTGCAATCTGTTCTTCGTTCTTGTCAGAGATGGTATCCAAAGgctaaagaaaagaaacagaaaccCCAAATGAAAATTACCTCAGTCCAATTAGTGCAATCTGTTCTTCGTTCTTGTCAGAGATGGTATCCAAAGgctaaagaaaagaaacagaaaacccAAATGAAAATTACCTCAATCCTTGTCAGAGATGGTATCCATAGTTGCAGCTTCAGGCAGTATGGATTGACTTTTGGTCGCTAGGTTTCAAAACTTCCTCTGTTCTTCGTCCTGGCCAAGAGCGCGATATGGATTTGGGAACGGCGTTAGCTAACGTCCGTTCCTTAATTGAGTTGgaattctgtttttattttttattatttcttttataaatagTTAAGCTAGAGTTTTATTTCTTTACTCAAAATATATGTGGCTATTTCTGATTGGTAGGTTGGGAGAGGGGTGAACAAGCAGGTTCACCCGGGGGTGGATCCAAGAATTGTTCTGAAAACAATATTGTTAAATTGATTTCTATATTGTTGTGAGATTGGAATTGAGctttgaaaacaatattttggttgcagtcaattatattgttttgttttggttttagatTGTAAAACCGATTATTGTAGAGAGTATAATTTTGCTGTGCGTTCATTGATGGTTTTGTGACCTGATTTTCGAGGGAAAACAATATACTTGAGAatgttgatttatattgttttgaaagGTACTTGGAGTTgtggtgtaacattttgggtcgaGTGAGAcctctttaaatgttttggtcttcATACCGAGAGAATCTTTTATAGAGATTGGTGGAACATTTTTGGGTCGAGTGGGACCTTTTTTAATGTTCTATTATGAGGGTCGAAAGGCATGAGGTCCGAAGGTTTCAGTGATAACCTTACTGCAGGAATATCGGGACATTAAGCCTTTAACCGGGTGATTGGTTACAATTCtgttagagctctagtttgtctacaatgtactgcttgggggataactttgtgttatggCACTCATGAGTAGATGTTTTTAAAAAAAGAGAGTTTAGagtgtttttttcttttattgtccatgaggGACTTGGGTTCTTACTAAATTGTGGGAGTTTTCACTAGAGTTGAAAATGTGATCTTGGCTTTAGCGTGAATTGTTTGATTTCctcatttatttcatttttctctttttttgtttgattttaattaatctcctgaactaaaataTACGCagagattactatgatttcttttgtttgattttaatgtaatctcttgaactaaactatatgcagggattactatgattttggattgtgtgctttttggtgatctcctgaactaattttctatgcaagGATTCCTggttttatttagtttaatttgttaGTACAATTGTGGTTGAGACTCGTAGTGAGTTGAGAAATGCTTTATCATGTCATTGTGGTGATAAATACTTCCTGTTGAGAGGAAAGAAAAGTGATTTCTTGGATTTATTGTTGCGATTTCAAATGAGTTGGTTGTCACGGCGGTGACTTGTgtttccttaaaaagaaaaagattttgaTGTTGGAATTAATCGTTGTATTGATTTGTTGTCCTTGAGTTGGAAAGATGGTTTGTGgttatttaggtttactcacacgagcttgtaaaagcttaccgggtttgttatttcaaccctatgcactattccatggtgtagaggttattgtgcaggttagaataacAGTCATCGAAGCTGAGGTTTTGTTGCTATCGTAGCTTGGACGTAGAAGTGTATGtttggttttagtcttccgctgtatagtgagtgtgtttacttattgaattgttgtacagtttaatttgtaaactctctgTAATGtgatatgtgactctaaagaacaagtCTGTATTGACGTTTGTGAGCTCGGTTTGTTTTATGGCTTAGTTTGAATGAAAAGTTTTCTAAGcattttcttgtgcttgttaagttatcgtttattcaaaatttgaggCATGACAGTTTATGGAAAAGCTGGGTCGTGGGCCTGCTCT belongs to Rosa chinensis cultivar Old Blush chromosome 4, RchiOBHm-V2, whole genome shotgun sequence and includes:
- the LOC112199322 gene encoding protein FAR1-RELATED SEQUENCE 5-like, producing MDTISDKDEELIVLGHEVTKNIVYINNELLSGSEVAFPDEDEFGLQGYDEFSLLCENGIDLQGEEQDDLVSEEEDDLVSEDEVDVQTEETFQCNDSSLSSNEDKEKKEELYIGMEFSSDESAYKAYAKYGGKSGFNVRKQRKKRNNKGLVVRLLYCCSKEGYRKTRTKRETSYSLPVTRVGCKAHMSCYRQSNGKFKIVSFETNHNHELIKTPMKHMLKINRSFSKAQKEHADDAEMSGISAKATVELMSREVGGRENLGFMEKDYRNYIHRKRRVKMEKGDAGAILQYFQKKKEDNSSSFYSMQLDEDNMITNIFWADERSVSDYGLFGDVVCFDTTYQTNEYGRPFAPFVGVNHHKKTVVFGAALLYDETIESFTWLFETFLGAMSGKQPKTILTDQSAAMASAIAEVFPVTYHRLCVWHIYQNAAKRLSRVFHGSEQFAHDFGKCVYDYEDEDDWLLAWSNMLEKHNLKEDKWLKNLFDLRKKWALVYGRHTFTADMMSTQRSESMNNILKKYLKPSYDLLCFFEHYERVLADRRYEELIADFKMMQTSPVLSANVEMLQHAEEVYTPEAFRLFQQQYTSIGDYVANKVSKSEMKYEYKVSYRGVAREHLVKFDASEQTITCSCMKFNFVGILYRHALKVLDRKNVRRIPPTCILNLWSKEAKARSITCYHGPKTNENLKQSIGKRYSHLCRNYREIASFAAEHEELTTYADEYAIELLKNLEEKKKKLLKEDAWVIQTSDVGALEGEVSNARGVKRKATVGRPRGHHGRFKGVLEGKNCKATFKSSTSVASKAAKKQLSFQDSIPISDNCEQQEVNEYEVPMLDFATQESNLSTGTQVSIYGTSVTLQDGFSFTQMLQEISMNHANSSQSNEEGKKQLGS